One Methanohalophilus mahii DSM 5219 genomic window carries:
- a CDS encoding 3-methyl-2-oxobutanoate dehydrogenase subunit VorB has protein sequence MATQLTKGNDAVIIGALYGGCDCYFGYPITPASEILHEASRTFPQVGRKFVQAESEEAAISMVFGAASAGHRVMTASSGPGISLKQEGISYLAGAQLPCVIVDIMRAGPGLGNIGPEQGDYNQVVKGGGHGNYRNIVVAPNSVQEMCDLTIKAFELSTKYRNPVVVLADGVLGQMVEPLKFPEKAVRPEIDNSWAVRGNKETYQNLVTSIFLDFSELEEFNYELQEKYETIKEREVDVDEYMMDDAEIVLVSYGISSRICRSAVELARKEGIKAGLFRPITLFPFPEKELADLAEKGVNFISVEMSNGQLMDDIKLATCCKKPVELVNRMGGNLITMDQVLGKIREVAGKEE, from the coding sequence ATGGCTACACAACTTACAAAAGGTAATGATGCGGTGATAATAGGGGCACTCTACGGAGGATGTGACTGCTACTTTGGTTATCCCATAACCCCTGCAAGCGAAATTCTTCATGAGGCATCCAGAACCTTCCCCCAGGTCGGCCGTAAATTCGTACAGGCAGAATCCGAAGAAGCCGCAATAAGCATGGTATTCGGAGCAGCTTCTGCTGGACACAGGGTTATGACCGCATCCTCTGGCCCGGGAATCAGCCTGAAACAGGAAGGTATATCCTATCTTGCAGGTGCACAGCTTCCATGTGTAATCGTTGATATCATGAGAGCCGGACCCGGTCTGGGGAATATCGGTCCGGAACAGGGCGATTATAATCAGGTCGTAAAAGGTGGCGGACATGGGAATTATCGTAACATCGTGGTTGCACCCAATTCAGTCCAGGAAATGTGTGATTTGACAATCAAGGCTTTTGAGCTGTCTACAAAATACAGAAATCCTGTAGTGGTACTGGCCGATGGTGTACTCGGGCAGATGGTCGAACCACTGAAATTCCCTGAAAAAGCAGTCAGGCCGGAAATAGATAATTCCTGGGCCGTAAGAGGAAACAAGGAAACCTACCAGAACCTTGTAACTTCCATTTTCCTTGACTTTAGCGAACTGGAAGAATTCAATTATGAGCTGCAGGAAAAATATGAGACGATAAAGGAAAGGGAAGTCGATGTCGATGAATACATGATGGATGATGCAGAAATCGTCCTTGTGTCCTATGGAATTAGCAGCCGGATCTGTCGCTCTGCTGTTGAACTTGCCCGCAAGGAAGGTATCAAGGCAGGACTTTTCAGGCCTATTACACTTTTCCCGTTCCCCGAAAAAGAACTGGCCGATCTTGCCGAAAAGGGTGTCAATTTCATTTCAGTGGAAATGAGCAACGGACAATTGATGGATGACATAAAACTGGCAACATGTTGCAAAAAACCTGTGGAATTGGTTAATCGCATGGGTGGCAATCTCATTACAATGGACCAAGTACTGGGTAAAATAAGGGAAGTCGCAGGCAAGGAGGAATAA
- a CDS encoding 2-oxoacid:acceptor oxidoreductase family protein: MEEKVIKKPDSLYDEFTRKGGAAPTATHYCPGCGHGILHKLIAEAMDDLEIQDRTVMISPVGCAVFAYYYFNCGNLQVAHGRAPAVGTGLSRSEGDAVVISYQGDGDLASIGMNETIQAANRGEKMAVFFVNNTVYGMTGGQMAPTTLIGEKTVTCPTGRDPRFAGYPLHMCELLNNLDGPVFIERVSVSDISHIRKARKAVKRALEIQKEGRGYAFVEVLAACPTNLKQNAEQSTKFINEEVEKEFPLGNLRDLAEKREPLPCPVSDFSKESIDQIYNIGDSASPDAVEDPGFTRVLTKIAGFGGQGVLSMGLILARAGCRAKRFTSWYPSYGPEQRGGTSNCSVVISGEEIGSPVVYESDILVAMNLPSLEKFASDVKQGGIILYDATVGDFKAPEGVRAIKVPATQIAKEGGSERAANTAIIGVLMQLGVTGLDIGDYMEAIEETFAAKQKLIPLNQQILKEGAKWASENL; the protein is encoded by the coding sequence ATGGAAGAAAAAGTTATAAAGAAACCGGATTCCCTCTACGATGAATTCACACGCAAGGGTGGAGCCGCTCCGACTGCTACCCACTATTGCCCGGGTTGTGGGCATGGCATCCTCCACAAACTTATTGCTGAAGCCATGGACGATCTTGAGATTCAGGACCGTACAGTCATGATCAGTCCCGTGGGATGTGCTGTTTTTGCCTATTACTATTTCAATTGTGGCAATCTGCAGGTAGCCCACGGCAGGGCACCTGCAGTTGGAACAGGCCTTTCCAGATCAGAAGGGGATGCAGTTGTTATCTCATACCAGGGTGACGGTGACCTGGCTTCCATAGGCATGAATGAAACAATCCAGGCTGCCAACCGTGGGGAAAAGATGGCGGTATTCTTCGTCAACAATACCGTATACGGAATGACCGGAGGCCAGATGGCACCCACCACACTCATCGGCGAAAAAACAGTGACATGTCCCACAGGCAGGGATCCCAGGTTTGCAGGATATCCCCTGCATATGTGCGAACTGCTCAATAACCTGGACGGGCCTGTCTTTATTGAAAGGGTATCGGTGTCAGACATCTCCCATATACGCAAGGCCAGAAAGGCAGTCAAGAGGGCTCTTGAGATCCAGAAGGAAGGCAGAGGTTATGCATTTGTGGAAGTGCTTGCAGCCTGTCCTACAAACCTGAAACAGAATGCCGAGCAGAGTACAAAATTCATTAATGAGGAAGTGGAGAAGGAATTCCCGCTGGGTAACCTCAGGGACCTGGCTGAAAAAAGAGAACCACTTCCCTGCCCTGTAAGTGATTTTTCAAAGGAAAGTATCGATCAAATTTACAATATCGGCGATTCCGCATCCCCTGATGCTGTGGAGGATCCGGGATTTACACGTGTACTTACCAAGATTGCAGGGTTTGGAGGCCAGGGGGTGCTCAGTATGGGTCTGATACTGGCCCGTGCAGGATGTCGTGCCAAACGATTCACTTCCTGGTATCCATCCTATGGTCCGGAACAGAGGGGAGGTACATCCAACTGTTCAGTGGTTATTTCAGGAGAGGAAATCGGCTCCCCTGTAGTATATGAATCTGATATCCTGGTTGCCATGAACCTGCCATCACTGGAAAAATTTGCCTCTGATGTCAAACAGGGAGGAATTATCCTTTATGATGCCACTGTAGGTGACTTCAAGGCTCCTGAAGGTGTAAGGGCAATTAAAGTACCCGCCACCCAAATTGCAAAGGAGGGAGGCTCTGAAAGGGCTGCCAATACTGCAATAATAGGTGTATTAATGCAGCTTGGAGTAACAGGTCTTGATATTGGGGACTATATGGAGGCCATTGAAGAGACTTTTGCAGCAAAGCAGAAACTCATACCTCTCAACCAGCAGATATTGAAAGAAGGAGCAAAATGGGCTTCTGAGAATCTCTGA
- a CDS encoding GNAT family N-acetyltransferase, translating into MELVEIRWTEGIDGFNEVYQVRRKVFIGEQNVPEELKSDENDPIARHITIFDKNKPIAIGRLFEKIICFTQAGYEDLPMCGYACIWDNTN; encoded by the coding sequence ATGGAATTGGTTGAAATACGCTGGACAGAAGGGATTGATGGTTTTAATGAGGTCTATCAGGTACGCAGAAAAGTATTCATCGGTGAACAGAATGTCCCGGAAGAACTCAAAAGCGATGAAAATGATCCGATCGCCAGGCACATAACAATTTTTGATAAAAATAAACCAATTGCAATCGGAAGGTTGTTTGAAAAAATTATATGTTTTACACAGGCAGGGTATGAGGATTTGCCCATGTGCGGATACGCATGTATATGGGATAATACAAACTAA
- a CDS encoding S8 family serine peptidase — MQNQSDWILLKHSHINTDEAGSSIQTQSVVPFEKGYYIVQFTGIIQPEWQEEIQNISGIYGYIPENAYVLYLNDTKANHIKALPYFKWMGKIKPEYKIEPEIRKTKGNITLNIKLYKNDRALNTTDYIEKMGGIVLSGNSRLLQVHINSSLIDSIAALENVEWIEKHHKPVILNNNASRIMNVTTIHQNYSLTGSGQIIGIADTGVDTGYNNESMHDDIEGRIINISSWGDEDASDTHGHGTHVAGSALGNGSLSGGKYSGTAPAANLVFQAIGDEDGDLPGVSTSEDLFELLSFAYAKNARIHSNSWGNSNNSYTTYSEVADEFIWNHTDMLVLFAAGNYGENGSYTVGSPATAKNILTIGATENLRPEKDSLGDNPDEIASFSSRGPTADGRIKPDLVAPGTWIISIRSSKTTNESIFWEPLNDSYAYMGGTSMATPLAAGTSALVRQYYMENLSISPSAALIKATLINGADDLGYNRTTQGWGRINLTASLYPPAPAEVAYYDNISLTTGETWQTKQYVKSNQTPFKATLVWTDHPGSTKAEKVLVNDLDFTIMVPNGSILYGNGGEGPDRLNNIEQVLLASPDTGNYTLCVNGSNIPEGPQPFAFVVSADIDVTPPASITDLHASNIGCTWINWTWSNPDDTDFNHTMVYLDGELKGNVSNEYYNATDLYPNTTYEIAIRTVDVNGNINTTWQNDSATTDEDTLLPVVYSASLDNYTPGMDETITLNVNATDAESGIGNITAFMDGTSPSIPLDYNTTSGNYTATFYAEYGWHSMNISVTDNASNTRWDNSTSYEGKDVTSPVITSVILDNHIPEVGEYIALKVNASDNIDIMDVTAYNGSMSTTVELTLNDGNYTGNLLANPGLNAVNVSATDTSGNTGWYNDTFYIAGDDEKPVISNVSIDSPTPFIGDPVILEVNTSDNIGILNVTAYNGSMSSPIELILDTDGNYTGTLIANSGINTVNISATDASGNTAWDNSTIYDGQDKPGDSNNEKGSSGGGGGSATGEEYSNIKFKDFSIRSVKAEVPTIYNFEEKENPVIDIDLISSKNSGQAKLIIEVLKNTSTLTNEPPIDTVYINLNIWAGSSGFENHIRNSSVTFKVEKEWITQENIDIENIRLEVFEDGQWISLPTEYIDEVGNYLHFKTATDKYLNSPFVIAGSEMEQKSNAENDNVIAETNNLNTQKTDTNESVNNVSGEAEKNVLGSEKVMDKMLPAWILIIAFIVRRKLE; from the coding sequence ATGCAGAATCAGAGTGACTGGATTTTGCTCAAGCATTCTCATATAAATACAGATGAAGCAGGTTCTTCTATCCAGACCCAATCAGTAGTTCCTTTCGAAAAAGGATACTATATAGTGCAATTTACGGGAATCATCCAGCCAGAGTGGCAAGAGGAAATCCAAAATATCAGTGGTATTTATGGTTATATCCCTGAAAATGCCTATGTTCTCTATCTTAATGATACAAAAGCCAATCACATAAAGGCACTTCCCTATTTCAAATGGATGGGTAAAATAAAGCCTGAATATAAAATAGAACCCGAAATAAGGAAAACAAAGGGAAATATCACACTCAATATCAAATTATACAAAAATGATAGGGCCCTGAATACAACGGATTATATCGAAAAAATGGGAGGAATTGTGCTATCCGGCAATTCCAGATTATTGCAAGTGCATATTAATTCCTCACTTATTGATTCTATTGCTGCTTTAGAAAATGTTGAATGGATAGAAAAGCATCATAAACCTGTCATCTTAAACAATAATGCCTCCAGAATAATGAATGTAACAACCATTCACCAAAACTATAGCCTTACAGGATCAGGACAAATAATAGGAATTGCAGACACCGGAGTGGACACCGGATATAACAATGAATCGATGCATGATGATATAGAAGGACGTATCATCAATATCTCCTCATGGGGAGATGAGGATGCCTCGGACACCCATGGTCATGGTACCCATGTTGCAGGTTCAGCACTGGGCAACGGTTCACTGTCCGGAGGAAAATATAGCGGTACAGCCCCTGCAGCAAATTTGGTTTTCCAGGCAATCGGGGATGAAGATGGTGATCTGCCGGGTGTCAGTACTTCAGAAGATTTATTTGAACTACTCAGCTTTGCATATGCCAAAAATGCAAGAATTCATAGTAACAGCTGGGGAAATTCAAACAATTCCTATACGACTTATTCAGAAGTTGCAGATGAATTCATATGGAACCATACGGACATGTTGGTATTGTTTGCCGCCGGAAATTATGGTGAAAATGGAAGTTACACTGTGGGTTCACCTGCCACCGCCAAGAATATTCTCACAATCGGCGCCACGGAAAATCTGAGGCCTGAAAAAGACTCATTAGGGGATAATCCAGATGAAATAGCTTCTTTCAGTAGCCGGGGACCTACCGCTGATGGAAGGATCAAGCCCGACCTTGTGGCACCCGGGACCTGGATTATTTCCATCCGTTCAAGCAAAACAACCAATGAATCTATTTTCTGGGAACCACTCAATGACAGTTATGCCTACATGGGTGGCACCAGCATGGCTACTCCTCTTGCTGCCGGCACATCTGCTCTTGTCAGACAATATTACATGGAGAACCTATCCATAAGCCCATCTGCTGCATTGATCAAAGCAACCCTGATAAATGGGGCTGATGACCTTGGTTACAACAGAACAACACAGGGATGGGGAAGAATCAATCTCACTGCATCTCTTTATCCACCAGCACCTGCTGAGGTGGCATATTATGACAATATATCCCTGACTACCGGTGAAACATGGCAGACAAAACAATATGTTAAATCAAACCAGACACCTTTTAAGGCAACTCTTGTGTGGACCGATCATCCGGGAAGCACTAAAGCAGAAAAGGTGCTTGTGAACGATTTGGACTTTACAATCATGGTACCTAACGGCAGCATTCTTTATGGAAACGGTGGTGAGGGACCGGATCGGCTCAACAACATTGAACAGGTATTATTGGCTTCTCCTGATACAGGAAACTATACGTTATGTGTAAATGGATCAAATATTCCCGAAGGGCCCCAACCTTTTGCGTTTGTAGTTTCTGCAGATATTGATGTCACACCTCCAGCATCAATTACTGACCTTCATGCATCAAACATTGGATGCACATGGATCAACTGGACCTGGTCAAATCCGGATGATACTGACTTCAACCACACCATGGTATATCTTGATGGTGAATTAAAGGGAAATGTATCCAATGAATACTACAATGCAACCGACCTGTATCCAAATACAACCTACGAAATCGCCATCCGTACGGTTGATGTGAATGGTAACATCAACACAACCTGGCAAAACGATTCTGCTACTACAGATGAAGATACCCTGCTCCCCGTGGTTTACTCCGCATCTCTGGACAATTATACCCCGGGTATGGATGAAACGATCACTTTGAATGTCAATGCCACTGATGCAGAGAGTGGTATAGGAAATATCACCGCATTTATGGACGGAACATCACCGTCAATCCCCCTGGATTACAACACTACCTCCGGAAACTATACTGCTACCTTCTATGCTGAATACGGCTGGCACAGTATGAATATTTCTGTGACAGATAATGCCTCTAACACTCGCTGGGATAACAGTACTTCTTATGAAGGAAAAGATGTCACCTCCCCTGTTATCACTTCGGTAATTCTGGATAATCACATCCCTGAAGTTGGAGAATACATTGCCTTGAAAGTCAATGCCAGCGACAACATCGACATTATGGATGTCACCGCCTACAACGGTTCGATGTCCACTACTGTAGAACTGACATTAAACGATGGCAACTATACTGGTAACCTCCTTGCAAACCCCGGTCTCAATGCAGTGAATGTCTCAGCTACCGATACCTCCGGTAACACGGGTTGGTATAATGATACTTTTTACATTGCAGGAGATGATGAAAAACCCGTTATCAGTAATGTAAGCATTGATAGTCCTACTCCTTTTATTGGTGATCCTGTAATACTAGAGGTAAATACAAGTGATAATATTGGTATCCTCAATGTCACCGCCTACAACGGCTCGATGTCTTCTCCCATAGAACTGATTCTGGATACAGACGGCAACTATACCGGCACACTAATCGCAAATTCTGGAATCAATACCGTAAATATTTCAGCTACTGATGCTTCTGGCAATACAGCATGGGATAATTCCACCATCTATGACGGTCAGGACAAGCCAGGTGATTCCAATAACGAAAAAGGAAGTAGTGGAGGAGGCGGAGGTTCTGCAACAGGTGAGGAGTATTCCAACATAAAATTCAAAGATTTTTCCATTCGATCAGTCAAAGCTGAAGTACCCACCATCTATAATTTCGAAGAAAAAGAAAATCCGGTCATCGATATCGACCTTATATCGTCGAAAAATAGTGGCCAGGCAAAATTAATCATCGAAGTTCTGAAAAACACTTCGACACTAACAAATGAGCCACCAATTGATACAGTGTATATAAATCTCAATATTTGGGCAGGTAGTAGTGGATTTGAAAATCACATCCGGAATTCTTCAGTAACTTTCAAGGTGGAAAAAGAATGGATCACACAAGAGAATATCGACATCGAAAACATTCGTTTGGAAGTTTTTGAAGACGGTCAATGGATTTCACTGCCAACAGAATATATCGATGAGGTTGGTAATTATTTACATTTCAAAACTGCTACCGATAAATATCTAAATTCACCATTTGTAATTGCAGGAAGCGAAATGGAACAAAAGTCCAATGCCGAAAACGATAATGTTATTGCTGAAACTAATAACTTGAATACACAAAAAACAGACACAAATGAAAGTGTCAATAATGTATCAGGAGAAGCAGAGAAAAATGTATTAGGTTCAGAAAAAGTGATGGACAAGATGCTGCCTGCATGGATTTTGATAATAGCATTTATTGTAAGAAGAAAATTGGAATAA
- a CDS encoding ATP-binding response regulator, which produces MADEGIRTKILVVDDEPDNVELLTAYLLNDYDIIPAYSGSEALDILKSCEDDLPDLILMDIMLKDGMDGVEAAHFIKINYDIPLVYITAYADDSIMRRAKLTEPFGYILKPFEESELRTNIEIALYKYEMERRLKESQKWLTAVLNSIGDAVIATDEEGLVKFINPFAEALTGWDQDEAIGLPLSEVFVVENEVSGEKADDPIHKVMKEGMFYGLGSHTVLVTKNKTRIPVDVIGSPIRNEAGKLLGTLVLFYDISERKGVENMIYYQNSQKDM; this is translated from the coding sequence ATGGCAGATGAGGGGATAAGGACAAAAATTCTTGTAGTCGACGATGAGCCTGATAATGTCGAATTACTTACGGCTTATCTATTGAATGATTATGACATTATTCCTGCTTACAGTGGTAGTGAAGCACTGGACATACTGAAATCCTGTGAGGATGACCTGCCGGATCTTATACTCATGGATATAATGCTCAAAGACGGTATGGATGGTGTAGAAGCTGCTCATTTCATAAAAATCAATTATGATATTCCTTTAGTCTATATTACAGCTTATGCCGATGACAGTATAATGCGAAGGGCCAAGCTCACTGAGCCTTTTGGTTATATCCTCAAACCATTTGAAGAGTCCGAGTTGCGTACAAACATAGAAATTGCATTATACAAATATGAAATGGAACGCAGGCTCAAAGAAAGCCAGAAATGGCTTACTGCTGTGCTCAACAGTATCGGGGATGCAGTAATTGCAACAGATGAAGAAGGCCTGGTCAAATTCATTAACCCATTTGCAGAGGCCCTAACCGGCTGGGATCAGGATGAAGCAATTGGTTTGCCTTTGTCAGAAGTTTTCGTGGTTGAGAATGAAGTTTCTGGTGAAAAGGCAGATGATCCTATCCATAAAGTCATGAAGGAAGGTATGTTTTACGGCCTTGGTAGTCATACAGTGCTTGTTACTAAAAACAAAACCCGGATTCCTGTAGATGTAATCGGCTCTCCCATTCGTAATGAAGCAGGTAAACTACTGGGTACACTGGTGTTGTTCTATGATATCTCTGAACGCAAAGGTGTTGAAAATATGATTTATTATCAGAATAGTCAGAAAGATATGTGA
- a CDS encoding TldD/PmbA family protein: MENYDIGNKVLEFANKYGADEAEVFISENQVTSASVRRNLIESARNQQGQGLGIRVVKDGAVGFASTNIFNRLEETVNSAIAMAKVRNSDEDWKNLPSNGKYPAVNGIFSKKVNELELEDCISLTKEMIDGVCSFSDIMAPSGSFSRMVSNQLIMNTNSVEVEEKGTAVSGFIDVITTSDVPSTAYDFRISRDMDIDFYGIGKEAANLANSCKNGVSVESGQKDVVFHPFAFSDIIESSFLSSLEADNIQKGRSSLTGKLNTDIAARNLTITDDGILNGGIASSVSDDEGTPSQSTGIIKDGLLKSYIYDSYTAGKEERSSTGNAVRGSYTSTPSVGTRNVVFDYPASDIISEIKDGVFVTNVIGAHTANPISGDFSVEGRNAFVIKDGQIEKPIKSLMVSGNIFELLRNVKGAGDDVRMVGSIITPSIWVSNMNVIG; this comes from the coding sequence ATGGAAAATTACGATATTGGCAATAAAGTCCTTGAATTTGCCAATAAATATGGAGCAGATGAGGCTGAGGTATTTATCTCAGAAAATCAGGTGACTTCTGCAAGTGTCCGTCGCAATCTTATCGAAAGTGCCAGGAACCAACAAGGTCAGGGGCTGGGGATAAGGGTTGTTAAAGACGGTGCAGTAGGATTTGCAAGTACCAACATTTTCAATCGGCTTGAGGAAACTGTGAATAGTGCAATTGCAATGGCAAAGGTGCGCAATTCAGATGAAGATTGGAAAAATCTACCTTCTAATGGTAAATATCCGGCTGTGAATGGCATTTTCAGTAAGAAGGTCAATGAACTTGAGCTTGAGGATTGCATCTCCCTGACAAAAGAAATGATCGATGGTGTTTGTTCTTTTAGCGATATAATGGCCCCTTCGGGTTCCTTTTCTCGTATGGTTTCCAACCAGCTTATCATGAACACTAATAGTGTTGAAGTTGAGGAAAAGGGCACTGCAGTATCGGGTTTTATTGATGTGATCACAACTTCTGATGTTCCATCTACAGCATACGATTTCCGTATATCCCGTGATATGGATATTGATTTCTATGGAATCGGGAAAGAAGCCGCAAACCTGGCCAATTCATGCAAAAATGGTGTTTCTGTGGAAAGCGGACAGAAAGATGTCGTATTTCATCCCTTTGCCTTTTCGGACATAATTGAATCTTCATTCTTATCTTCATTAGAGGCGGATAATATACAGAAAGGCAGATCCAGCCTGACAGGAAAACTGAATACCGATATTGCAGCCCGAAACCTTACAATAACTGATGACGGTATCCTGAATGGAGGTATTGCATCTTCGGTTTCTGATGATGAGGGTACTCCTTCACAATCCACCGGGATTATCAAAGATGGTTTACTCAAATCTTACATCTATGATTCCTATACTGCTGGTAAGGAAGAACGGTCCAGTACAGGCAATGCTGTAAGAGGTTCATATACTTCCACTCCAAGCGTTGGCACCCGCAATGTAGTTTTTGACTATCCAGCTTCTGACATAATTTCTGAGATAAAAGATGGTGTGTTTGTTACAAATGTAATAGGTGCACATACCGCAAACCCGATATCCGGGGATTTTTCAGTGGAAGGTCGCAATGCTTTTGTGATTAAGGATGGCCAGATAGAAAAACCGATCAAGTCACTTATGGTGTCAGGCAATATTTTTGAGTTGCTCAGGAATGTGAAAGGTGCCGGAGATGATGTCCGGATGGTTGGTAGTATTATTACCCCTTCAATATGGGTATCTAATATGAATGTAATAGGCTGA